A part of Propioniciclava coleopterorum genomic DNA contains:
- a CDS encoding NAD(P)(+) transhydrogenase (Re/Si-specific) subunit alpha, with protein MTVVIGIPASAEDETRSPITGDVVKKLAALGARVLVQRGATDAAFATPESLGDVDWAPTSAEVIAGSDIVWTIGNLSDADAAALKPGQVLMGLLTPYAGAAHATSLAERGVTAFAMELLPRISRAQSMDILSSQGAASGYECVLIAATRTPKFFPMLTYAAGTIRPARVLVIGAGVAGLQAVATAKRLGAMVHGYDVRPETREQVESLGAKFVDTGVSAAGEGGYARELTPEELAQQAKALAKAVADSDVLITTAAVPGKKAPVIVSRAMVEAMKPGSVVVDMAAEGGGNVEGTVAGKEMLVGVPG; from the coding sequence ATGACGGTCGTGATCGGGATCCCGGCCAGCGCCGAGGACGAAACGAGGTCGCCCATCACCGGCGACGTCGTCAAGAAACTGGCCGCGCTCGGCGCGCGCGTGCTCGTCCAGCGCGGCGCCACCGACGCCGCGTTCGCCACGCCCGAGTCCCTCGGGGACGTGGACTGGGCGCCGACGTCGGCCGAGGTGATCGCCGGGAGCGACATCGTGTGGACCATCGGCAACCTGTCGGACGCCGACGCCGCGGCCCTGAAGCCCGGGCAGGTGCTCATGGGCCTGCTCACGCCCTACGCGGGCGCCGCGCACGCGACCTCCCTGGCCGAGCGCGGGGTCACCGCCTTCGCCATGGAACTGCTCCCCCGCATCTCGCGCGCCCAGAGCATGGACATCCTCTCCAGCCAGGGCGCCGCGTCCGGCTACGAGTGCGTGCTGATCGCCGCCACCCGGACGCCGAAGTTCTTCCCGATGCTGACCTACGCCGCCGGCACCATCCGCCCGGCGCGCGTCCTGGTGATCGGCGCCGGCGTCGCCGGCCTGCAGGCCGTCGCGACCGCCAAGCGGCTCGGGGCCATGGTGCACGGCTACGACGTCCGGCCCGAGACGCGCGAGCAGGTCGAGTCGCTCGGCGCCAAGTTCGTCGACACGGGCGTGAGCGCCGCCGGTGAGGGCGGCTACGCCCGCGAACTCACCCCCGAGGAACTCGCGCAGCAGGCCAAGGCGCTGGCGAAGGCCGTGGCCGACTCCGACGTGCTCATCACGACCGCGGCGGTGCCGGGCAAGAAGGCCCCCGTCATCGTGAGCCGCGCCATGGTCGAGGCCATGAAGCCCGGCTCGGTCGTGGTCGACATGGCGGCAGAGGGCGGCGGCAACGTCGAGGGCACCGTGGCCGGCAAGGAGATGCTCGTGGGGGTGCCCGGGTGA
- a CDS encoding NAD(P)(+) transhydrogenase (Re/Si-specific) subunit beta has product MFWVINAAYVVVAVLFILGLKAMSSPKTAKRGITWAGVGMLLATVATFFIPGPDGGLLFFAPGKSINLILCLVALVIGAGAAAYLGKVVKMTDMPQMVAIYNGMGGGAAALIAAVEFTSAEPPTGLHSVLAMLGAFIGSVAFSGSILAWAKLQGVMKRAVRWPAQNLGNVLHSLVTLGLGVAIVVVGPHPLLVIAFFLMSLILGLALTSPIGGADMPVVISLLNAFTGLAVGLEGYVLDNPALIIAGIVVGAAGTLLTQLMAKAMNRPLTNVLFAPITGEAQAGGGVQGTMKEVSAMDAAAMMRYAESVIIVPGYGMAVAGAQHKVYEMTKLLEAEGVDVKFAIHPVAGRMPGHMNVLLAEAGVPYDQIFDLDEINSDFPLADVALVIGANDVVNPVARTDKSSPIYGMPILDADKARQTIVIKRGKGAGYSGIENALFFADNTSMLYGSAQQAIAEVITHVKELS; this is encoded by the coding sequence ATGTTCTGGGTCATCAACGCGGCGTACGTGGTCGTCGCCGTTCTGTTCATCCTCGGCCTGAAGGCGATGAGCTCGCCCAAGACGGCCAAGCGGGGCATCACCTGGGCGGGCGTGGGCATGCTGCTGGCCACCGTGGCCACCTTCTTCATCCCCGGACCCGACGGCGGGCTGCTGTTCTTCGCTCCGGGCAAGAGCATCAACCTCATCCTCTGTCTGGTCGCGCTGGTGATCGGCGCCGGGGCCGCGGCCTACCTGGGCAAGGTCGTCAAGATGACCGACATGCCCCAGATGGTCGCCATCTACAACGGCATGGGCGGCGGCGCCGCGGCCCTGATCGCGGCGGTGGAGTTCACCTCCGCGGAGCCCCCCACGGGCCTGCACTCCGTCCTGGCGATGCTCGGCGCGTTCATCGGGTCGGTCGCGTTCTCGGGATCGATCCTCGCCTGGGCCAAGCTGCAGGGCGTCATGAAGCGCGCCGTGCGCTGGCCGGCCCAGAACCTCGGCAACGTGCTGCATTCGCTCGTGACGCTCGGTCTCGGCGTCGCCATCGTCGTCGTCGGGCCCCACCCGCTGCTGGTCATCGCGTTCTTCCTCATGAGCCTGATCCTCGGCCTGGCGCTGACCAGCCCGATCGGCGGCGCCGACATGCCCGTCGTGATCTCGCTGCTGAACGCCTTCACCGGCCTGGCGGTCGGCCTGGAGGGCTACGTGCTCGACAACCCTGCCCTCATCATCGCGGGCATCGTGGTGGGCGCCGCGGGCACGCTGCTCACCCAGCTGATGGCCAAGGCGATGAACCGCCCGCTGACCAACGTGCTGTTCGCCCCGATCACGGGCGAGGCGCAGGCGGGCGGCGGCGTCCAGGGGACCATGAAGGAGGTCTCCGCCATGGACGCGGCGGCGATGATGCGGTACGCCGAGAGCGTCATCATCGTCCCGGGCTACGGCATGGCCGTGGCGGGTGCGCAGCACAAGGTCTACGAGATGACGAAGCTGCTGGAGGCCGAGGGCGTGGACGTGAAGTTCGCGATCCACCCGGTCGCGGGCCGGATGCCCGGGCACATGAACGTGCTGCTGGCCGAGGCCGGCGTGCCGTACGACCAGATCTTCGACCTGGACGAGATCAACTCCGACTTCCCGCTCGCGGACGTCGCCCTGGTGATCGGCGCCAACGACGTGGTCAACCCGGTCGCGCGCACCGACAAGTCCAGCCCGATCTACGGCATGCCGATCCTGGACGCCGACAAGGCGCGCCAGACGATCGTCATCAAGCGCGGCAAGGGGGCGGGCTACTCGGGCATCGAGAACGCCCTGTTCTTCGCCGACAACACCTCGATGCTGTACGGGTCCGCGCAGCAGGCCATCGCCGAGGTCATCACCCACGTGAAGGAACTCAGCTAG
- a CDS encoding NAD(P) transhydrogenase subunit alpha: MMTDLLYLYIFVLAAFVGYEVISRVPVILHTPLMSGSNFVHGVVLVGAMWALAHATTPLQLVLGFLAVLLGAANAAGGYVVTERMLGMFATKSDAKPVTKGA; this comes from the coding sequence ATGATGACCGACCTGCTCTACCTCTACATCTTCGTGCTGGCGGCCTTCGTCGGCTACGAGGTGATCAGCCGCGTGCCGGTGATCCTCCACACGCCGCTGATGTCCGGCTCGAACTTCGTCCACGGCGTCGTGCTCGTCGGCGCCATGTGGGCGCTGGCGCACGCCACGACCCCGCTGCAACTGGTGTTGGGCTTCCTGGCCGTGCTCCTGGGCGCCGCCAACGCGGCCGGCGGCTACGTGGTCACCGAGCGGATGCTCGGCATGTTCGCCACCAAGTCCGACGCCAAGCCCGTGACGAAGGGGGCCTGA
- a CDS encoding GNAT family N-acetyltransferase, translated as MSDSPKTAVAARLATRDDLPTLEANETEKTRGLSATYLDEQDKGDFYVVVGLLGDEVGGRVILDCRDDDAVLTPEMKLLWVFPQARRQGLGAAMTQELEKLARSLDYDEIFLGVSADNNPAAIPMYVSLGYTPTGDHRNAVNLSVIDGSQAQEEDPTEAIFRKSLRVR; from the coding sequence ATGTCGGATAGCCCCAAGACCGCCGTCGCCGCCCGCCTTGCCACGCGCGACGACCTGCCCACGCTCGAGGCGAACGAGACGGAGAAGACGAGGGGACTGTCCGCCACCTACCTGGACGAACAGGACAAGGGCGACTTCTACGTGGTCGTCGGCCTCCTGGGCGATGAGGTGGGCGGTCGGGTCATCCTGGACTGCCGCGACGACGACGCGGTGCTCACCCCGGAGATGAAGCTGCTGTGGGTCTTCCCGCAGGCGCGCCGCCAGGGGCTCGGCGCCGCGATGACCCAGGAACTGGAGAAGCTGGCCCGCAGCCTGGACTACGACGAGATCTTCCTCGGCGTCTCGGCCGACAACAACCCGGCGGCGATCCCGATGTACGTCAGCCTCGGCTACACGCCCACCGGCGACCACCGCAACGCGGTGAACCTGTCGGTGATCGACGGCAGCCAGGCCCAGGAAGAGGATCCCACCGAGGCCATCTTCCGCAAGTCGCTGCGGGTGCGCTGA